The following proteins are encoded in a genomic region of Oryctolagus cuniculus chromosome 6, mOryCun1.1, whole genome shotgun sequence:
- the MSC gene encoding musculin, giving the protein MSTGSVSDPEEMELRGLKRGYPVPASKRPPLRGAERSYASPSDNSSAEEEDPDGEEERGTGGCKRKRPRAAAGSGAGGGAGGGGGKKPLPPKGSAAECKQSQRNAANARERARMRVLSKAFSRLKTSLPWVPPDTKLSKLDTLRLASSYIAHLRQLLQEDRYENGYVHPVNLTWPFVVSGRPDPDTKEVSAANRLCGTTA; this is encoded by the exons ATGTCCACGGGCTCGGTGAGCGACCCCGAGGAGATGGAGCTGCGGGGGCTGAAGCGGGGGTACCCGGTTCCCGCCTCCAAGAGGCCGCCCCTCCGCGGCGCCGAGCGCAGCTACGCCTCGCCCAGTGACAACTCGTCTGCGGAAGAAGAGGACCCCGATGGTGAGGAGGAGCGCGGCACCGGAGGCTGCAAAAGGAAGCGGCCTCGTGCGGCTGCGGGAAGCGGCGCAGGTGGAGGtgccgggggcggcggcggcaaGAAGCCCCTCCCGCCCAAAGGCTCGGCAGCCGAGTGCAAGCAGTCGCAGCGGAACGCGGCCAACGCCCGCGAGCGCGCCCGGATGCGCGTGCTGAGCAAAGCCTTCTCCAGGCTCAAGACCAGCCTGCCCTGGGTGCCCCCGGACACCAAGCTCTCCAAGCTGGACACGCTGCGGCTGGCTTCCAGTTACATCGCGCACCTGCGGCAGCTGCTGCAAGAGGACCGCTACGAGAATGGCTACGTGCACCCGGTGAACCTG acatggcCATTCGTGGTCTCTGGACGACCGGACCCTGACACCAAAGAAGTTTCCGCAGCCAACAGACTCTGTGGAACCACCGCTTAG